Part of the Leifsonia soli genome is shown below.
CATGGCCGCGCCGCGGCGCTCCGGCGGGAAGATGCGGGTGATGACGGCCATGGTCTGCGGCGTCATCAGGGCGGCGCCGAGTCCCTGCACGACGCGCGCGGCGATCAGGAAGCCGATGGACCCGGCGAACCCGCACCAGGCGGAGGCCAGGGTGAACACCACCAGGCCGATGAGGTAGAGGTTCTTCGGGCCGAACCGGTCGCCGAGGCGGCCGGTGATGAGCAGCGGCACCGCGTAGGCGAGCAGGTATGCGCTCGTCACCCAGATGACGGCGTTGTAGTCGGTGCCGAGGTTCAGCCCCTTCATGATCGACGGGTTGGCGACCGACACGATAGTGGTGTCGATCAGGATCATGAAGAACCCGATGACGAGCGCCCAGAGGGCGGGCCACGGCTTCAGTTGACGTTCCATTGGTCTTCTCTCAATGCTTTTCTTCGGACCACGACACGGCGCCCGATTGGAGGTCTGCGATCAGGGTCTCGAGCACGTCCGCCTCGGTGGCGGCGATGGCTCGCTGGTAGCGCACGTCCAGCCAGTACTTCGCGGGCACCCCGCGCAGCGTCAGGTCGGCGATGGCGCCATCCAGCACCCCGGTGTCGGCGCGGATCAAGCCCACGCGCTTGCGGAGCAGCGCGATCACGGTGTCGACGGGGAGGTTGTGCGCCTCGCCGAGGCCGAGTGGGAACTCCGGGTACTCGTTGGTGGGCGTTCCGATGATCTCGGTGATGCGCTCGCCGAGTGCTCGGGTGCCCG
Proteins encoded:
- a CDS encoding PadR family transcriptional regulator; amino-acid sequence: MSEPRTLTPLAVAALALLAEGPSHPYEMYQTLMQRSEDRLVKVRPGSLYHTVDRMEAHGFVRATGTEREGNRPERTTYEITDAGTRALGERITEIIGTPTNEYPEFPLGLGEAHNLPVDTVIALLRKRVGLIRADTGVLDGAIADLTLRGVPAKYWLDVRYQRAIAATEADVLETLIADLQSGAVSWSEEKH